A window of Dickeya zeae NCPPB 2538 contains these coding sequences:
- the mukE gene encoding chromosome partition protein MukE has protein sequence MSSTNIDQHVSARLMTALSNTLFPALDSQLRAGRHIGVEELENHVFLMDFQDELEQFYGRYNVELIRAPEGFFYLRPRSTTLISRSVLSELDMMVGKILCYLYLSPERLAHEGIFSQQELYEELLSLADENKLLKLVNQRSTGSDLDRQKLQEKVRTSLNRLRRLGMIYFMGVDSSKFRITEAVFRFGADVRSGDDPREAQLRMIRDGEAMPIDGSLSLDDSDEGTGDNASGDDQRAEDEQE, from the coding sequence ATGTCATCGACAAATATTGATCAACACGTTTCCGCCCGGCTGATGACCGCGCTCTCTAACACTTTATTTCCGGCGCTGGACAGCCAACTGCGCGCCGGTCGCCACATTGGTGTGGAAGAGCTGGAAAATCACGTTTTCCTGATGGATTTTCAGGATGAGTTGGAGCAGTTCTACGGCCGTTATAACGTGGAGCTGATTCGCGCTCCCGAGGGCTTTTTCTACCTGCGACCGCGCTCCACCACGCTTATCTCGCGTTCGGTGTTGTCCGAGCTGGATATGATGGTGGGCAAAATTCTCTGTTATCTCTACCTCAGCCCCGAGCGGCTGGCGCATGAGGGCATTTTCAGCCAACAGGAACTGTATGAAGAATTGCTGAGCCTGGCGGATGAGAACAAATTGTTGAAGCTGGTAAACCAGCGTTCCACCGGCTCGGACCTTGACCGGCAGAAATTGCAGGAGAAGGTGCGCACCTCGCTTAACCGGTTACGTCGTCTTGGCATGATCTATTTTATGGGTGTCGACAGCAGCAAATTCCGTATCACCGAAGCGGTGTTCCGTTTTGGTGCCGATGTGCGTAGTGGCGATGACCCACGTGAAGCGCAGTTGCGGATGATCCGTGATGGCGAAGCCATGCCGATAGACGGCAGCCTGTCGCTGGACGATAGCGATGAGGGGACTGGCGATAACGCCTCCGGTGATGATCAACGTGCTGAGGATGAACAGGAATGA
- the mukF gene encoding chromosome partition protein MukF, with amino-acid sequence MSDFSQTVPELVAWARKNDFAITLPTERLAFLLAIATLNGERMDGEMSEGELVDAFRHVSKGFEQTHETIPVRANNAINDLVRQRLINRFTSELADGNAIYRLTPLGIGITDYYIRQREFSALRLSMQLSIVAQELGRAAEAAEEGGDEFHWHRNVFAPLKYSVAEIFDSIDLSQRVMDEQQQGVKENIAGLLNQDWRAAISSCEKLLTETSDTLRELQDTLEAAGDKLQTSLLRIQDATLGHAELAFVDNLVFDLQGKLDRIISWGQQSIDLWIGYDRHVHKFIRTAIDMDKNRVFAQRLRQSVQSYFEAPWALTYANADRLLDMRDEELALRSEEVTGELPPDLEYEAFSEIREQIAAMIEQALQKYKQQQIPLNLGDVVREYLTQYPRSQHFDVARIVVDQAVRLGVAEADFTGLPALWQAINDYGAKVQAHVIDKY; translated from the coding sequence ATGAGTGATTTTTCCCAGACCGTACCCGAACTGGTTGCCTGGGCGAGAAAAAATGACTTCGCCATTACGCTGCCCACCGAGCGTCTGGCGTTTTTGCTGGCTATCGCCACCCTAAACGGTGAGCGTATGGACGGCGAAATGAGCGAAGGGGAACTGGTGGACGCATTTCGTCACGTCAGTAAAGGCTTTGAACAAACCCATGAAACCATTCCGGTGCGCGCCAACAATGCCATCAACGACCTGGTGCGTCAGCGTTTGATCAACCGATTCACCAGTGAACTGGCGGATGGCAACGCGATTTACCGGCTGACGCCGTTGGGTATCGGTATCACTGACTATTACATTCGTCAGCGTGAGTTCTCCGCATTGCGTTTGTCGATGCAGTTGTCGATCGTGGCGCAGGAACTGGGGCGTGCGGCCGAGGCCGCAGAAGAGGGTGGCGACGAGTTTCACTGGCACCGTAATGTGTTCGCGCCGCTCAAGTATTCGGTGGCGGAAATCTTCGATAGTATCGACCTGTCACAGCGCGTGATGGATGAGCAGCAGCAGGGGGTGAAAGAGAATATCGCCGGGCTGCTCAATCAGGACTGGCGTGCGGCGATTTCCAGTTGTGAAAAACTGTTGACCGAAACCTCCGATACCTTGCGTGAATTACAGGACACGCTGGAAGCGGCGGGTGACAAGTTACAAACCAGCCTGCTGCGTATTCAGGACGCGACGCTCGGCCATGCTGAGCTGGCGTTTGTCGACAATTTGGTTTTTGACCTGCAAGGTAAGCTCGACCGCATTATTAGCTGGGGCCAGCAAAGCATTGACCTGTGGATCGGTTACGACCGCCATGTTCACAAATTTATCCGTACCGCTATCGATATGGATAAGAATCGCGTCTTTGCCCAGCGGTTGCGTCAGTCGGTACAAAGTTATTTCGAAGCGCCGTGGGCGCTGACCTACGCCAACGCGGATCGCCTGCTGGACATGCGCGATGAAGAGCTGGCGTTGCGTTCCGAAGAGGTCACCGGTGAGTTGCCGCCGGATCTGGAGTATGAAGCCTTCAGTGAAATTCGTGAGCAGATCGCCGCTATGATCGAGCAGGCGCTGCAGAAATACAAACAGCAACAAATACCGCTTAATCTGGGTGACGTTGTGCGGGAATATCTGACGCAGTACCCGCGCTCGCAGCATTTTGATGTTGCCCGAATCGTGGTCGACCAGGCAGTTCGCCTGGGCGTGGCCGAAGCTGATTTCACCGGATTGCCTGCGCTGTGGCAGGCAATCAATGATTACGGAGCCAAGGTACAGGCCCATGTCATCGACAAATATTGA
- the cmoM gene encoding tRNA uridine 5-oxyacetic acid(34) methyltransferase CmoM — MQDRNFNDIADKFARNIYGTTKGRLRQAVLWQDLETLLTRLPSQPLRILDAGGGEGPMSRRLAALGHQVLLCDLSDEMITRAHEAACEQGVADNMRFVRCAAQDIGAHLSQPVDLVLFHAVLEWVAEPQHALRALTDCLAPGGALSLMFYNHQALVMRNMVLGNFGYVEAGMPKRKRRSLSPDHPLDPPQVYQWLADLGLQLSGKTGIRVFHDYLQNKQQQIDDFDLLLALEQRYCRQEPFVSLGRYIHVMAHKPPMKDAL, encoded by the coding sequence ATGCAGGATCGTAATTTTAACGATATCGCTGACAAATTTGCCCGCAACATTTATGGCACCACCAAAGGGCGGTTACGTCAGGCGGTATTGTGGCAGGATCTGGAAACCCTGCTGACACGCCTGCCGTCACAACCGCTGCGTATTCTGGATGCGGGCGGTGGCGAAGGGCCAATGTCCCGCCGTTTGGCAGCGTTGGGCCATCAGGTGTTGTTGTGCGATCTCTCCGATGAGATGATTACGCGCGCCCATGAAGCGGCGTGTGAACAGGGCGTGGCGGATAACATGCGTTTCGTGCGCTGCGCTGCGCAGGATATCGGTGCGCATTTATCGCAACCGGTCGACCTGGTGTTGTTTCACGCCGTGTTGGAGTGGGTTGCAGAGCCGCAACACGCGTTGCGTGCGTTGACCGATTGTCTGGCACCGGGCGGTGCGCTATCGCTGATGTTTTACAATCATCAGGCGTTGGTGATGCGCAATATGGTGCTGGGTAATTTCGGTTATGTCGAAGCCGGTATGCCCAAGCGCAAACGGCGTTCGCTGTCACCGGATCACCCGTTGGACCCGCCGCAGGTCTATCAGTGGCTTGCTGACCTGGGGCTGCAACTGAGCGGTAAGACCGGCATCCGGGTGTTTCATGACTACCTGCAGAATAAGCAACAACAGATTGACGATTTTGACCTGCTGCTGGCGCTGGAGCAGCGCTATTGTCGGCAGGAGCCCTTTGTTAGCCTGGGGCGCTACATTCATGTTATGGCGCATAAGCCCCCTATGAAGGATGCATTATGA
- the elyC gene encoding envelope biogenesis factor ElyC — protein sequence MLFAVKKYIGSLLLPLPLLMLVLGIALALLWFSRWQKTARIMLTGGWLVLLLLSLQPVADRLLLPLESRYPTWTPDFPKVNYIVVLGGGYTFNPDWPPSANLINNSLARVTEGIRLWRANPGAKLIFTGAAAQGNPVTSASTAARVAESLGVPAQDILLVDKAHDTEEEAAGTEALIGKQPFLLVTSANHLPRAIRFFQARGLHPIPAPANQLAITSPLNPWERVFPSALYLSHSERAWYEGLGLIWQQMKGVTPQPES from the coding sequence ATGCTGTTTGCCGTCAAAAAATACATCGGTAGTCTGTTACTGCCACTGCCGTTGTTAATGCTGGTGCTGGGTATCGCGCTCGCCCTGTTGTGGTTTTCGCGCTGGCAAAAAACCGCCCGAATCATGCTGACCGGCGGCTGGCTGGTACTGTTATTGCTGAGCCTGCAACCCGTGGCTGACAGGCTGCTGTTGCCATTGGAATCCCGTTACCCGACCTGGACGCCGGATTTTCCTAAAGTGAATTACATCGTGGTGTTGGGTGGCGGGTATACCTTTAATCCAGACTGGCCGCCCAGCGCGAACCTTATCAACAACAGCCTTGCCCGGGTCACCGAAGGTATTCGGCTCTGGCGTGCTAACCCTGGTGCCAAACTCATTTTTACCGGCGCTGCAGCACAGGGTAACCCCGTAACCAGCGCCAGCACTGCGGCGCGGGTTGCAGAAAGCTTGGGTGTGCCCGCACAAGATATCCTGCTGGTGGATAAAGCGCACGATACGGAAGAAGAGGCGGCGGGAACCGAGGCCTTGATCGGCAAGCAACCATTCTTGCTGGTCACCTCCGCCAACCACCTGCCGCGCGCGATTCGTTTCTTTCAGGCTCGCGGGCTACATCCCATTCCTGCACCCGCCAATCAATTGGCTATCACCTCGCCATTGAACCCCTGGGAGCGGGTATTCCCCTCCGCGCTCTATCTGTCTCACAGTGAACGCGCCTGGTATGAGGGACTGGGGCTTATCTGGCAACAAATGAAAGGGGTCACCCCCCAGCCGGAATCCTGA
- a CDS encoding YcbJ family phosphotransferase: protein MELLKAELSTVLGESLSRLERISEQPYAHLYALYDHAGNAMPLLAKSYICQGVAGQEAYKLTMLSREGEVRLPTVYGMVMTHQAPYKELLLIERLRGVSVEAPSRSPQRWTLLMDQIVENMLAWHRIDSHGCVGTVDSTQDNSWPNWYRQRLEVLWATLMNVNATQLTQQDRTVLYRSRQSLPRLFEDFDDNCVLVHGNLTLRSMLKDPRSDQLLAMINPGMMLWAPREYDLFRLCEEPGMPEQLFYHYLKQAPLAESFVCRRWLYILWAAVSRYIHTGQLDRPLFDTATRELLPWLE from the coding sequence ATGGAACTCTTGAAAGCTGAATTGAGTACGGTGCTGGGGGAATCACTCAGTCGCCTTGAACGCATCAGTGAACAACCTTACGCGCACTTGTATGCTCTGTACGATCACGCGGGCAATGCGATGCCACTGCTGGCAAAAAGTTATATTTGCCAGGGCGTTGCCGGACAGGAAGCCTATAAGCTGACCATGCTGTCCCGCGAAGGTGAAGTCAGGCTACCTACCGTGTACGGGATGGTGATGACACATCAGGCACCTTATAAGGAGTTGCTGCTCATCGAACGCTTGCGTGGTGTATCGGTAGAAGCACCGTCCCGCTCGCCCCAGCGCTGGACGTTACTGATGGATCAGATTGTCGAGAACATGCTGGCGTGGCACCGCATCGACAGTCATGGTTGCGTCGGCACGGTCGACAGCACGCAGGATAATAGCTGGCCAAACTGGTATCGCCAGCGACTGGAGGTACTGTGGGCTACGTTGATGAATGTCAATGCCACGCAACTGACCCAGCAGGATCGCACCGTGCTGTACCGTTCACGACAAAGTCTGCCCAGATTGTTTGAGGACTTTGATGACAATTGCGTACTGGTGCATGGCAATCTGACCTTGCGCAGCATGCTCAAAGACCCCCGTAGTGATCAATTGCTGGCGATGATCAACCCTGGCATGATGCTGTGGGCCCCGCGAGAGTATGACCTGTTCCGCCTGTGTGAAGAGCCGGGTATGCCGGAGCAGTTGTTTTATCACTATCTGAAACAGGCACCGTTGGCAGAATCCTTTGTTTGCCGCCGCTGGCTGTACATCCTGTGGGCGGCGGTTTCCCGTTATATCCACACCGGCCAGTTGGATCGCCCCTTATTTGATACCGCAACTCGGGAATTACTGCCCTGGCTTGAATAA
- the pelN gene encoding pectate lyase PelN: MNMNKKLLPIIMGCVLTGTAAQALAAEYYLAPNGSDSGNGSKSAPWKSFARAQQTLSPGDRLWVRGGTYTFTAGLNSCASQTDIVNAITLNKSGTSGKRIEYVAYTGETPVFDFSQMKDDCRVKGFNVVADWITLKGLEIKGVPQNNNKNHESWGVWIKGSNNRFEQLDIHHIMGTGLFLQNGANNTVLNSDSHHNYDPLTSNGAGQSGDGFGAHIAANMPGNIFSGCRAWSNSDDGFDLINAYSSVTIENSWAWSHGYLPGTTTSLAAGNGNGFKAGGYGAKYISNAPKHIVRNSVAFLNKAAGFYANHHPVANDFFNNTSYRNAVNFSMRGIDENGNAIALGTLRNNISYAAKSQSLAYTDGANMRYNSWNYSNVISDAEFQSVSTTGWDAPRQADGSLPVLKHLRLATDSWMIDKGGDVKIAYQGAAPDLGAFELK, encoded by the coding sequence ATGAACATGAATAAAAAACTTTTACCCATAATCATGGGATGCGTACTGACTGGGACTGCCGCACAAGCTCTGGCGGCGGAATACTATCTGGCGCCGAACGGCAGTGATTCAGGCAATGGCAGTAAAAGCGCCCCCTGGAAATCGTTCGCTCGTGCACAGCAAACCCTCTCCCCTGGCGATCGCCTGTGGGTTCGCGGTGGTACCTATACTTTTACCGCCGGTCTTAACAGCTGCGCCAGCCAGACGGATATCGTGAATGCGATTACTCTCAACAAGAGTGGCACCTCCGGCAAACGCATTGAATATGTCGCCTATACCGGTGAAACCCCGGTGTTTGATTTCAGCCAGATGAAAGATGATTGCCGCGTTAAAGGGTTTAACGTCGTCGCAGACTGGATAACCCTGAAAGGGCTTGAAATAAAAGGCGTGCCGCAAAACAATAATAAAAACCATGAATCATGGGGTGTATGGATAAAAGGCAGCAACAATCGGTTTGAGCAGCTCGATATCCATCACATCATGGGGACGGGGTTATTCTTGCAAAATGGCGCGAATAACACCGTACTTAATTCTGACTCGCACCATAACTATGATCCGTTGACGTCTAATGGTGCCGGACAGAGTGGTGATGGTTTCGGTGCGCATATCGCCGCTAACATGCCGGGCAATATTTTCAGCGGCTGCCGTGCCTGGTCTAATTCGGATGATGGTTTTGATCTTATCAATGCGTATTCATCGGTCACTATCGAGAACTCCTGGGCCTGGTCTCACGGCTATCTGCCCGGTACCACGACATCGCTGGCGGCCGGTAACGGCAACGGCTTCAAGGCGGGTGGCTATGGCGCCAAATATATTAGCAATGCGCCGAAACACATTGTGCGAAATTCAGTGGCGTTTCTGAATAAAGCTGCCGGTTTCTATGCTAACCACCATCCGGTTGCGAACGATTTCTTCAACAATACGTCGTACAGAAATGCGGTTAACTTCAGCATGCGGGGCATTGATGAAAACGGTAACGCGATAGCATTGGGTACCCTGCGCAACAATATTTCTTATGCGGCGAAGTCGCAGTCACTGGCCTATACCGATGGCGCGAATATGCGCTACAACTCTTGGAATTACAGCAACGTGATTTCTGATGCGGAATTCCAGAGTGTATCGACCACCGGTTGGGACGCGCCGCGTCAGGCCGATGGCAGTTTGCCGGTGCTTAAACACCTGCGTCTGGCAACAGATAGCTGGATGATCGATAAGGGCGGTGACGTGAAGATTGCGTATCAAGGTGCCGCGCCGGATCTGGGGGCGTTTGAGCTGAAATAA
- the kdsB gene encoding 3-deoxy-manno-octulosonate cytidylyltransferase: MTFTAIIPARYASTRLPGKPLADIHGKPMVVHVMERARESGASRVVVATDHADVARAIELAGGEVCLTSPDHNSGTERLAEVIDRYGFADDEIIVNVQGDEPLIPPVIIRQVADNLAGSRAGMATLAVPITTCEEAFNPNAVKVVTDAEGYALYFSRATIPWERDRFAESQETIGDHFLRHIGIYAYRAGFIRRYVGWAPSQLEKIEMLEQLRVLWYGEKIHVAVAKEVPSVGVDTPEDLARVRAVMMAN, encoded by the coding sequence ATGACGTTTACCGCAATTATTCCCGCTCGCTATGCATCCACCCGGTTGCCAGGTAAACCGCTGGCGGATATTCATGGCAAACCTATGGTGGTACACGTCATGGAGCGCGCCCGCGAGTCGGGCGCCAGCCGTGTTGTGGTGGCGACCGATCATGCCGATGTGGCTCGTGCCATTGAACTGGCGGGTGGCGAAGTCTGTTTGACCAGCCCAGACCACAACTCCGGTACGGAGCGGCTGGCTGAAGTGATCGATCGTTATGGGTTTGCCGATGATGAAATCATCGTCAACGTACAGGGTGATGAACCGTTGATTCCGCCGGTGATCATTCGTCAGGTGGCAGATAATCTGGCGGGGAGCCGTGCTGGTATGGCAACGCTGGCTGTGCCGATCACGACCTGTGAGGAAGCGTTTAATCCGAACGCGGTGAAAGTGGTCACCGATGCGGAAGGGTATGCGCTTTACTTCTCGCGCGCCACAATCCCGTGGGAACGCGACCGCTTTGCCGAATCCCAGGAGACTATCGGTGATCATTTCCTGAGACATATCGGAATTTATGCGTATCGCGCCGGATTTATTCGTCGCTATGTTGGCTGGGCACCCAGCCAACTGGAAAAAATCGAAATGCTGGAGCAACTGCGTGTGCTCTGGTACGGCGAGAAGATCCATGTTGCGGTAGCAAAAGAAGTGCCGAGCGTCGGTGTCGATACGCCTGAAGATCTGGCTCGGGTCAGAGCGGTCATGATGGCTAACTGA
- a CDS encoding Trm112 family protein, with the protein MDHRLLEIVACPVCNGRLVFDKEKQELICKVDGLAYPVRDGIPVLLENEARSLAPDEIAQ; encoded by the coding sequence ATGGATCATCGTTTGCTTGAAATCGTGGCTTGCCCGGTGTGTAACGGGCGGTTGGTTTTTGACAAAGAGAAACAGGAACTGATTTGCAAAGTCGACGGGCTGGCTTACCCGGTACGGGATGGCATTCCCGTACTGCTGGAAAACGAAGCCCGATCACTGGCGCCGGATGAGATTGCACAATGA
- the lpxK gene encoding tetraacyldisaccharide 4'-kinase, translated as MIERIWSGRSALYMVLLPLSLLYGLVSHLIRLSYQYGWRKVWRAPVPVVVVGNLTAGGNGKTPVVIWLVEQLQQQGYRVGVVSRGYGGKAEHYPLRVTDEVTTAQAGDEPLLIYQRTGAPVAVAPKRCEAVKALLAQHPLDVIVTDDGLQHYALARDMELVVVDGIRRFGNGWWLPAGPMRERASRLRTVDAVIVNGGDARSGEIAMQLTAGDAVNLLTGERRAVAMLPPLVAMAGIGHPPRFFATLKALGSTLVREVAFADHQHWQAEELQRLTASDQQPLMMTEKDAVKCRAFARANWWYLPVDAVLSAPESTLLLQRLTQLIDTHSMSRQTKTG; from the coding sequence ATGATTGAACGCATCTGGTCGGGGCGCTCTGCGCTGTATATGGTGTTGCTGCCGCTGTCGTTGCTCTATGGGCTGGTGAGCCATCTTATACGTCTGAGTTATCAGTATGGCTGGCGTAAGGTGTGGCGTGCGCCAGTGCCAGTGGTAGTCGTTGGAAATCTGACGGCGGGCGGCAATGGTAAAACACCGGTTGTTATCTGGCTGGTGGAGCAATTGCAGCAACAGGGTTATCGCGTTGGTGTGGTATCGCGTGGCTATGGCGGCAAAGCGGAACACTATCCGCTACGGGTTACTGATGAGGTGACTACTGCACAGGCTGGTGATGAACCGCTACTGATTTACCAGCGTACCGGTGCACCCGTTGCTGTGGCCCCTAAACGCTGTGAGGCAGTGAAGGCATTGCTGGCTCAGCACCCACTGGATGTGATTGTAACGGATGACGGTTTGCAACATTACGCACTGGCTCGGGATATGGAGCTGGTGGTGGTAGACGGCATTCGTCGTTTTGGGAATGGCTGGTGGTTGCCTGCCGGACCGATGCGGGAGCGTGCCTCGCGTTTGCGGACTGTTGACGCAGTCATTGTTAATGGCGGTGACGCTCGATCGGGCGAAATTGCTATGCAACTGACGGCGGGCGATGCCGTGAATTTGCTGACCGGAGAACGCCGGGCGGTAGCGATGTTGCCGCCATTGGTCGCAATGGCGGGAATCGGCCATCCACCGCGCTTTTTTGCTACGCTGAAAGCGCTGGGAAGCACGCTGGTGCGTGAAGTGGCGTTCGCCGACCATCAACACTGGCAAGCTGAAGAGTTACAGCGGCTGACTGCCTCTGACCAGCAACCCCTGATGATGACGGAGAAAGATGCGGTGAAATGCCGCGCTTTTGCGCGAGCCAACTGGTGGTATCTGCCGGTTGATGCCGTATTGTCGGCGCCGGAGTCGACGTTACTATTACAGCGTCTGACGCAACTGATTGATACGCACAGTATGTCGCGCCAGACGAAAACCGGGTGA
- the msbA gene encoding lipid A ABC transporter ATP-binding protein/permease MsbA produces the protein MINDKDLSTWQTFRRLWPMISPYKAGLAVAAVALVVNAAGDTLMLSLLKPLLDDGFGKADRSVLVWMPLAIIGLMIMRGISSYVSSYCVAWVSGKVVMNMRRRLFSHIMGMPVSFFDQQSTGTLLSRITYDSEQVASSSSNALVTVVREGASIIGLFVLMFWYSWQLSLILVLIAPFVSYSMRVVSKRFRSISKNMQNTMGQVTTSAEQMLKGHKEVLIFGGQSVEAERFDAVSNRMRQQGMKMVSASSISDPVVQLIASLALAFVLYAASFPSVMETLTAGTITVVFSSMFTLMRPLKSLTNVNAQFQRGMAACQTLFTILDMEQEKDTGTRVLEHAKGNIEFRDVNFAYPGKETLALKNISLHIPPGKTVALVGRSGSGKSTIANLITRFYDIQSGKILLDGCDLRDYTLPSLRSQVALVSQNVHLFNDTIANNIAYACGDRYSREDIERAAKMAHAMDFIGKLDQGLDTVIGENGVLLSGGQRQRIAIARALLRDCPILVLDEATSALDTESERAIQAALDELQKNRTALVIAHRLSTIENADEILVVEDGQIIERGQHAELLARNGAYAQLHKLQFGA, from the coding sequence ATGATTAATGATAAAGATCTCTCCACATGGCAGACGTTTCGTCGCCTATGGCCGATGATCTCCCCCTATAAAGCCGGGCTGGCCGTTGCGGCTGTGGCGCTGGTGGTCAACGCCGCAGGCGATACGCTGATGCTGTCCCTGCTCAAGCCGTTGCTGGATGACGGATTCGGCAAGGCTGATCGCAGTGTGCTGGTGTGGATGCCGTTGGCTATCATCGGGTTGATGATTATGCGCGGCATTTCCAGTTATGTGTCCAGTTATTGTGTGGCCTGGGTATCGGGCAAAGTGGTGATGAACATGCGTCGTCGACTGTTCAGTCACATCATGGGGATGCCAGTGTCCTTCTTTGATCAGCAATCTACCGGCACATTGCTATCGCGTATCACCTATGATTCCGAGCAGGTGGCCTCCTCATCGTCAAACGCGCTGGTAACCGTGGTGCGTGAAGGGGCGTCTATCATCGGCCTGTTTGTGCTGATGTTCTGGTACAGCTGGCAGTTATCGCTGATTTTGGTGCTGATTGCACCGTTCGTTTCCTACAGCATGCGGGTGGTGTCAAAGCGTTTTCGCAGTATCAGCAAAAATATGCAAAACACCATGGGGCAGGTTACGACCAGCGCTGAGCAGATGCTGAAAGGGCACAAAGAAGTGCTGATTTTTGGCGGGCAGTCCGTCGAAGCGGAGCGTTTCGATGCCGTCAGCAATCGCATGCGTCAGCAGGGTATGAAAATGGTATCCGCGTCTTCCATTTCTGACCCGGTGGTGCAGTTGATTGCTTCTCTGGCGCTGGCATTCGTGTTATATGCCGCCAGTTTCCCGTCTGTGATGGAAACGTTAACGGCCGGTACCATCACGGTAGTGTTCTCCTCCATGTTTACGCTGATGCGGCCATTGAAGTCGCTCACTAACGTCAATGCGCAGTTTCAGCGTGGTATGGCCGCCTGCCAGACCCTGTTTACCATTCTGGATATGGAGCAGGAGAAAGACACCGGTACTCGTGTACTGGAGCACGCTAAAGGCAATATCGAATTCCGTGATGTCAACTTCGCGTATCCTGGTAAAGAAACGCTGGCGTTAAAAAATATTAGCCTGCATATCCCGCCCGGAAAAACCGTGGCGCTGGTAGGGCGCTCAGGTTCTGGCAAGTCGACCATCGCCAATCTCATTACCCGTTTTTACGATATCCAGTCTGGCAAAATTCTGTTGGATGGATGCGACTTACGCGATTATACGCTGCCATCATTACGCAGCCAGGTGGCGTTGGTATCGCAGAATGTTCACCTGTTTAACGATACCATTGCCAACAATATTGCCTATGCCTGCGGTGATCGCTACAGCCGTGAGGATATCGAGCGGGCGGCCAAAATGGCCCACGCGATGGATTTCATCGGCAAGCTGGATCAGGGGTTGGATACCGTCATCGGTGAGAACGGGGTGTTACTGTCTGGCGGTCAACGTCAGCGTATCGCTATTGCCCGTGCGCTGTTGCGGGATTGCCCGATTCTGGTTCTGGATGAGGCGACATCAGCGCTGGATACCGAATCAGAACGCGCTATTCAGGCGGCATTGGACGAATTGCAAAAGAACCGTACTGCGCTGGTTATTGCCCACCGTTTGTCCACGATTGAAAATGCGGATGAAATCCTGGTGGTAGAGGACGGGCAGATCATCGAGCGTGGTCAGCATGCTGAGTTGCTGGCGCGAAACGGGGCCTATGCCCAGCTCCACAAATTGCAGTTTGGCGCATGA